One Lepisosteus oculatus isolate fLepOcu1 chromosome 4, fLepOcu1.hap2, whole genome shotgun sequence genomic window, CAGGTTCATTATTTGGATTAATTTAACCCATGAAGCACTGGGTTAAAGTCAAACATTCATTATAACCATAAGACTTTTAACTCATTATAACCATGTTTATAATGAATGTTTGACTGTAACTGTTACTTGTGTCTGAACATAATTTATgggttaaatatttaaaaacaatatcctGAATACCTAATATTGTAAAACATCCAATCGGTGTGCAGTTAAGGATTTTGtacatttaaagttaaaagatCAGTTTCATATAAGTTAAAAGATCAGTTAGTATGAAAACCAGAAGTAATTAGAGTGCTCCTCTACAGGAGTAGGAAACCATCATAGATTAATTGTACAGTTAATACCATTAGTTAATACTGTTGAAAACAGTGAAAGGTTCCTGTGTTCAGAATGGGATTAGAAAACCATAATTATTCAAAActgctgatgttttgctccatGTCAGTTGCTCTGGTATTTAGGAGTTTAGTGTTGAATGTCTGTCATAGAAAGAGGAATTAGCCAGTTAATGAAACATGACATAAGCAGGTGAAAGTATAAGTAATGATTTCACTTTTAGTGTAACGTTGCTTTGGGCATGCTGTATTAAGttgcagaagaaaaaatataaaactatatCATAACCACGTTAGTGTAAGCCACAGTATTTTTCAAGTAACCATATTTCTGTGGTAGACTTAAGTGACATCTGTCAGTAACAGATCAGATTCTTGAAGTGAGAAGCACAGAAAGTACTGAATCTCACTGTAACAAAATATAGAGCCTTAATATGCAAATGATAGTTTTCCGTGttgctgttatttttaaacaaatgcccAAGCTCGGTTTTAACTGCATTAGATAGACATACCTGGagtaattatatttttgaaacaaaaagCGTATGACGTCAAAACCAACTGGaaaattctgtatttttctaTAGGCACTCTACTCTGACTGCAGCCTGTTTCAGCTGTGCATATATAATAAAGACTGGAAACAGCATTTTTGCATGACTTTGGCTTTCTGATGCTGTGAAACAGGCTTCTGCTTTACTCCGCAAGTTTTCTGATTGAAGCTACTGTGAATTGTGCATCGGGCTTCGGCAACATGTACTAGATTGGATTACAGCTTTATTTTGGCCCATGCATGTCTGTATAGCTTTGAATACCTACAAATAACAGTAAaggttattatttttaaaatgattacatgttaatctgttttttaagaagagataaaatgtttcttccaatgaaaaaccatgcttGAAAGGACATTCATATATACCCAGCCAGTAGCTTTGCTGAAGCTTATCCATGCTTTAACAGAATGCCACTTACTCCCAGTAAGGATATGTGTATTATATTGAATGAGAATCATCAAAACAGAACTGGGGAAAAATGTCCTATTAGCAGCTTCTAAGATGGAGTTTAGTAGCATTCTCTAAATCTCTAAGACTTTATCAAAATGGAATGATAACGTTAACAAATTTATACTCCATAAATAATTGATGCACTCAAATCTACTGGTTTTCCTGTTATTTTGGCATTGTTGGAAACTAATGTTAATTAATTGATaggagctagggttaggtttttgAGTTAAAGTACAGCTGTGAAACATTATGAACACCAATATTTTATACAAACTCAGGCTTACGCTTTATAAAAGGCCTAAGCTTTTTACTCTTTTAAGAGTGGTACTGAATTTTTCCATTCAAGTAATCTTGCTTATAAGTTGGGGAATTCATTTTATAGTTTACAAACAAGGGTCTTGGGTTGTTTTAGTGATCCTCAGTGCCTGTGCTTTCGTGTAATGTCTGTAAAAGGAAACTAGCAGGTGCTTCTTAACActttttgctttggtgtaagTAGTACAATATGGACAAAGTAAGACCACATGTTTAGTTTGTTTATTCTTACACAGTGTGGATGTAAAGTCAGATTTTCTATGGAAAGAACACCACAATGGTGACCTGTTTTCTCAGGCTTTGCTATCTCTTGCCTAGTTTGTGGTTTTAGTATGCAGAATCAAAACATTATAGACAAATACAGTTTgtatttacattaatatacaaacTACCAAACAACCTGAATGCCGGATTTGCAATGTTTCTTACATTTTTGTGGTGGAGAATCACAGGGGTGGGACCTACAGGATGCCTTAGCATAGAATCATATCTGACCTCATACGCTCTTTGTAGCTTATAttactgaaatacatttttttatgaatgTGGTAATCAGCATTTTGTTGCAGTTTCACAAATGTTCAAACGCCTCTCCTCCCCAATTAACTTGGAACATATGGGCCCATATTTGTTATGATCTTTCATCGCACCTTAGCGAACTGTCTCAGTTTCTTATAAAGTGAAATGAGTCAAAATATTGGTTATATTTGTAGGATGGTCAGGTATTACTATCCACAACTCTCACCCAATAACAAACCAGACCCACAAAGCCATGGGAACTACAGACTGAGGCACAGATTCACCCCTGCAGGTGGTAGCCTATAATATATGTAATGTATAACTATGGGAATGCTTGGGGCAGATTGACGAATGGGCAGCAAGTCACCAGTAAGGCAAggtgctggtgtgtgtgttctATAAATCTCAAACCCACTAgcctgaaatatatatattttttgttgttgctgcggacCAGCACTTTGTAAGTTGCTgggtttattaaaataaaggtataatttaaaaaatcaataaaagtgtgatttttttagaaaaaaagctttgtggtttttttgtgtacattttatgGTGGGGGTCTGAGCATCGATAGCTTTTATTGATAACCATCAATGACCTAGAGTAGTTGTCCcaaatcctggtcctggtgacctacacacctgttttcattccatccCACCCTAAATAGATAATTGAAGCCTTAAGTGGACATTTACTGCAGAAATTGGTTGACCGCTATCTTGAGAGTTTATGAAAACGCGCACATTTTATCTGGAGTGGGAAATTCATGTGTCACTATTAACCTTCTGCGTAATTacctgatttaatttattcagccTTTTAATGGAAGGGCATTCATTACATTAGATATTTCCAGTCAGTTCGTACTATCTTTGTGTTGTGTAAGGTAAACAAAAGAGTTGGAAGAGTTTTGTTAGGATCTATGAATAACATCTTGTTTCCTTTAGCATATGCATATGTTACATTAGATATCTACACTTCAAGATTAACCTTTTAAGAAGGGATACCAAAACCTTTGGGGAAATCTGAAACACATGAATACATTTAGCTAATTGCATTCATAGACATCTGGTCATTCCTTCCTCTTATAAATCCATTATGGTTTTCACATTGTTTTGCCGGTTCTCCTAATGTATATTGTTTCCTTAATCTTACCAGTCACAGAAGTGAGACTGATaagtttatgattttctgaCTACACAACATCCATCTTTATCATTGATTTCTAAAGCCTTTGTACAATTTAACTCGATaagtaaacatttatttcaatacTGATGGAGTTTCTTTGATGGCCCGAAGCATGATGTTgacatattttataaaaattgaaatatttcgattttaatttgaaatatgaATTCCATATTATCTTGCAAAGTACTTGAAAACTAATACATAATACCTGCAGATCCACAAGGATGCAGAAAGACCGCGTCGAATATAACAAAACCAATTCAGAGGAAAGCCTTGGGCTGATATCAATGTCTATTGCATGTTcttacactttaaaaaatcGAATATTAGCATAATATTAACACAAAGTAGTCAATTGTTCTCGTGGTACAGTACTCTGTCCTCGACGTTGCTGGAACAAACGGTAACGAACAGATGTGAACGGTACAGAAGTTCAAATACTATATTTGTTATTATTGTGGTTGATAGTGAGGTTTATTAAGAAATTACGGGAGACACGTTTTTATTAACACAAAGTGATTATTCTCGTGATACAGTACTCTGTCCTCAACGGTTGTTGGAACAAACGGTAACGGACATGTGTGAACGGTACAGAAGtctaaatactttatttattgttgttggtagTGATGTTTGTTAAGACATTAACGGTTGCGTTAACTATTAAACTAGATACGGCCATTCGGCCCGTCCAGTCAGTTAGGCGGTCAGTGGTTAATTGATACTGTGATCTCGTTCTAGACgcttctggaaaaaaagacTGAGTATCGGCATCAACAGGATCGCTGGGCAGCTAAGTCCgtactcccacaaccctaaaTTAAGTTGGTAACAGTCGCAGGCTGGTATTTTCGTTACCGGTATTAACTTTTATAAGCATTTAAGGATAACGTGCGCGGCTGTGGATGGCCAGCCCGCGAATCAGTACCCGCAGCTCAATGAAGGAGCTGAAAGGCGATTCTGGTACCATACAGCTCGcacaaattgaaataaaaaaataacagtacaAAGATTGATCCCGACTTCGCAGTCAGAACGTAAAGATGGCAGTTTTGGCTTCTTGTCTGTTTTGTAACAGGGCGGCTACTAGTCATGTCCGAGAAGTTGCGGCGGTGCAGGCAGGGGCTGTCTGCGGCTCTGGATCGGGCACTGGAGGGAAGCGCGGCGGCCCAGGGCTGCCTTCTGGTCGCCTGCGCGCTGGAGCGCCAGGCTCCGCAGCCCTCCGTCGCTCCCACTCCGCGGCTGTTGGCCTTCTCTGGAGAGGCCCCTGACTGTGTCCTTCGGCCCGGGGCAGTTCACTGTTTCCTTCCTGCCTCCCCGGAACACAGGGATTCCCTCTGCTCCTCTAACTTGCCACTGTTGTGCGGTGCAGTTTCACCCACATTACTGTCATTGTCTTCTCCGGTTTTTCCAGGGTAAGTTAGTTTATAGGGATTTTTCTCTTGTTTAAGGAAAAGGAGGATTGGGTTTATGGCGATGATTAtgataaataatgaaaacaaaatagcaTAGTTTGTATTTTGGGTGTGCACCTTACTGATTCTCAGAAtgaatgttttcaaaacatcattttaattgCAGGCTGCCCCGGTGCTGAGCACAGACAACAGTCATTAAACGAGACTTTTTATCTGTTATACGACGTTTTTCTGTTGACATGGGTTTTGTCATGTCATTTTCCAAACCAGTTTATAGCAAacgaagccggagcctacccggcaagcagtGAGCATAACGCAGGGTACACCATGgatggggcgccagtccatcgcaagccaatcatacatggggacaatttggaggtcACGGTAAAGGCTGAGGGGGGGATTTAGCCCGTACACCAGGaaaactccctactcttatcgagaaatgcacagggatctttaatgaccacagagagtcaggacctcggtttaacgtctcatccgaaagacagcgcccactacagtatagtgtccccaccagTATACCAGGGTAtcgggacccacacagaccgcagggtgggcgTCCCcagctggtcccactaacaccgcttccagcagcaaccatagcttcccaggggatctcccatccaggtactgacctggctcaacCCCGCTTGGCATCAGTGGGTACCCAGTTgcgagctgcagggtgatatggctgctggcttgacCATAATTGgatgaa contains:
- the LOC107077378 gene encoding uncharacterized protein C3orf62 homolog isoform X1, whose amino-acid sequence is MFLHFKKSNISIILTQSSQLFSWYSTLSSTLLEQTVTNRCERRFWKKRLSIGINRIAGQLSPYSHNPKLRRLLVMSEKLRRCRQGLSAALDRALEGSAAAQGCLLVACALERQAPQPSVAPTPRLLAFSGEAPDCVLRPGAVHCFLPASPEHRDSLCSSNLPLLCGAVSPTLLSLSSPVFPGEEAFICGKLDCSFSSSSDLPLAQDLLEDFEDIQALEDLAGKLEFENTLNRVYCNMSQGAELDNLTMLCGDELKSSLEGSSKENTSETEEHNMIEAALEMEQEYDLLFYCNRFFS
- the LOC107077378 gene encoding uncharacterized protein C3orf62 homolog isoform X2, producing MFLHFKKSNISIILTQSSQLFSWYSTLSSTLLEQTVTNRCERRFWKKRLSIGINRIAGQLRRLLVMSEKLRRCRQGLSAALDRALEGSAAAQGCLLVACALERQAPQPSVAPTPRLLAFSGEAPDCVLRPGAVHCFLPASPEHRDSLCSSNLPLLCGAVSPTLLSLSSPVFPGEEAFICGKLDCSFSSSSDLPLAQDLLEDFEDIQALEDLAGKLEFENTLNRVYCNMSQGAELDNLTMLCGDELKSSLEGSSKENTSETEEHNMIEAALEMEQEYDLLFYCNRFFS
- the LOC107077378 gene encoding uncharacterized protein C3orf62 isoform X4 gives rise to the protein MCERRFWKKRLSIGINRIAGQLRRLLVMSEKLRRCRQGLSAALDRALEGSAAAQGCLLVACALERQAPQPSVAPTPRLLAFSGEAPDCVLRPGAVHCFLPASPEHRDSLCSSNLPLLCGAVSPTLLSLSSPVFPGEEAFICGKLDCSFSSSSDLPLAQDLLEDFEDIQALEDLAGKLEFENTLNRVYCNMSQGAELDNLTMLCGDELKSSLEGSSKENTSETEEHNMIEAALEMEQEYDLLFYCNRFFS
- the LOC107077378 gene encoding uncharacterized protein C3orf62 isoform X3; the encoded protein is MCERRFWKKRLSIGINRIAGQLSPYSHNPKLRRLLVMSEKLRRCRQGLSAALDRALEGSAAAQGCLLVACALERQAPQPSVAPTPRLLAFSGEAPDCVLRPGAVHCFLPASPEHRDSLCSSNLPLLCGAVSPTLLSLSSPVFPGEEAFICGKLDCSFSSSSDLPLAQDLLEDFEDIQALEDLAGKLEFENTLNRVYCNMSQGAELDNLTMLCGDELKSSLEGSSKENTSETEEHNMIEAALEMEQEYDLLFYCNRFFS
- the LOC107077378 gene encoding uncharacterized protein C3orf62 isoform X5 → MASPRISTRSSMKELKGDSGRLLVMSEKLRRCRQGLSAALDRALEGSAAAQGCLLVACALERQAPQPSVAPTPRLLAFSGEAPDCVLRPGAVHCFLPASPEHRDSLCSSNLPLLCGAVSPTLLSLSSPVFPGEEAFICGKLDCSFSSSSDLPLAQDLLEDFEDIQALEDLAGKLEFENTLNRVYCNMSQGAELDNLTMLCGDELKSSLEGSSKENTSETEEHNMIEAALEMEQEYDLLFYCNRFFS